In one Mastacembelus armatus chromosome 19, fMasArm1.2, whole genome shotgun sequence genomic region, the following are encoded:
- the LOC113135839 gene encoding E3 ubiquitin-protein ligase TRIM21-like isoform X1, whose product MWKMASNTSLLSEEQFLCPICLDMFTRPVSTPCGHNFCMSCITSYWNDTPVCQCPLCKETFEKRPDLKVNTFISELESQFMLLQVSDANIWSTEQQHANSGGAVLCDICTDTQQEAVKSCLECLTSYCDVHLEPHHRAAGLKRHTLVNPSTSLEDRICKQHNRLLMLFCRKDKVLLCDVCASSQHVNHNVVTVQQAYKDMKDMLKDTEAKVQSLIQERQQKVQAMRKSVKQSKKQTKDVIENTVQNLTALVCEIQKSQTEMVKVMEEKQKAAEVQADGFISSIEQEITELQRTMMKLSELKQTKDQLCFLQNVPDLPPLPQTVDLSTISFNRHLEIQHIQKSLSSSVSQLRTLLNKMETEISQFSDSTDVSNRATLRYMQAYEVNILLDSDTAHPLLILSDDGKKVRYGMGSGLWVNQNLNPNMFTEHLAVLGQIGFSSKFYFEVFVGPKTEWCLGVAKASVQRRGALVRSPDCGLWAIWFLGDRFETFSSPDVPVHLGKVERVGVFVDYNQGQISFYDVQAATLIYSFTDCFFDEKLYPYFNPCDNEYGSNLDPMVIVPVNRF is encoded by the exons ATGTGGA AAATGGCTTCCAACACCAGTCTCTTATCTGAGGAGCAGTTTCTTTGTCCCATCTGCTTGGACATGTTTACTCGACCAGTTTCTACTCCATGTGGACACAACTTCTGCATGTCCTGTATCACATCCTACTGGAACGACACACCAGTGTGCCAGTGTCCGCTCTGTAAGGAAACGTTTGAAAAGAGACCAGATCTCAAGGTCAACACTTTCATTTCAGAGCTCGAATCGCAGTTCATGTTACTTCAAGTGTCAGATGCTAACATCTGGAGCACTGAGCAACAGCATGCTAACTCTGGGGGTGCAGTGCTGTGCGATATTTGCACTGACACCCAGCAAGAGGCTGTCAAATCCTGTCTGGAGTGTCTGACTTCTTACTGCGACGTTCATCTAGAGCCCCATCACAGAGCTGCCGGACTAAAGAGACACACGCTGGTCAACCCCTCGACAAGCCTGGAGGATCGGATCTGCAAGCAGCATAACCGCCTCCTTATGCTGTTCTGTAGAAAAGACAAAGTTTTGCTGTGTGATGTCTGTGCAAGTTCCCAGCATGTGAACCACAATGTTGTCACTGTGCAGCAGGCGTACAAAGATATGAAAGATATGTTGAAAGACACAGAGGCAAAAGTGCAGAGTCTGATCCAGGAAAGACAACAGAAGGTGCAAGCCATGAGGAAATCAGTAAAGCAAAGCAAGAAACAAACCAAAGATGTGATAGAGAACACCGTGCAGAACCTAACAGCTCTGGTGTGTGAGATTCAGAAGAGTCAGACAGAGATGGTGAAGGTGATGGAGGAGAAGCAAAAAGCTGCAGAGGTACAGGCAGATGGTTTCATCAGTAGTATCGAGCAGGAGATCACAGAGCTCCAGAGGACAATGATGAAGCTGAGTGAGCTAAAACAAACTAAAGACCAGCTCTGCTTCCTCCAGAATGTCCCAGATCTACCTCCACTACCACAGACCGTGGACTTGTCGACAATTAGTTTTAACCGACACCTGGAGATACAGCACATACAAAAATCTCTGAGCAGCTCAGTGTCTCAACTGCGAACATTACTGAATAAAATGGAGACTGAAATAAGTCAATTCTCTGACAGCACAGATGTGTCAAACAGAGCCACGCTGAGATACATGCAGGCGTATGAAGTGAACATTCTGCTCGATTCAGATACAGCTCACCCTCTGCTCATTTTGTCTGATGATGGGAAGAAGGTGAGATACGGTATGGGTTCAGGTCTGTGGGTAAACCAGAACCTGAACCCAAACATGTTTACTGAGCATCTTGCTGTTCTAGGACAGATAGGCTTCTCATCAAAGTTTTACTTTGAGGTGTTCGTTGGTCCAAAGACCGAATGGTGTCTGGGTGTGGCCAAAGCGTCGGTTCAGAGGAGGGGGGCGCTTGTTCGGAGTCCTGACTGTGGACTCTGGGCCATTTGGTTCCTAGGAGATAGGTTTGAAACCTTCAGCTCTCCAGACGTGCCGGTACACTTGGGGAAAGTGGAGCGGGTCGGAGTGTTTGTGGATTATAATCAAGGTCAAATATCGTTCTATGACGTACAGGCAGCAACACTTATTTACTCATTTACTGACTGTTTCTTCGATGAGAAGCTCTATCCGTACTTTAATCCTTGTGATAATGAATATGGTTCAAACTTGGATCCAATGGTGATTGTTCCTGTGAACAGGTTTTAG
- the LOC113135839 gene encoding E3 ubiquitin/ISG15 ligase TRIM25-like isoform X2 has protein sequence MWKMASNTSLLSEEQFLCPICLDMFTRPVSTPCGHNFCMSCITSYWNDTPVCQCPLCKETFEKRPDLKVNTFISELESQFMLLQVSDANIWSTEQQHANSGGAVLCDICTDTQQEAVKSCLECLTSYCDVHLEPHHRAAGLKRHTLVNPSTSLEDRICKQHNRLLMLFCRKDKVLLCDVCASSQHVNHNVVTVQQAYKDMKDMLKDTEAKVQSLIQERQQKVQAMRKSVKQSKKQTKDVIENTVQNLTALVCEIQKSQTEMVKVMEEKQKAAEVQADGFISSIEQEITELQRTMMKLSELKQTKDQLCFLQNVPDLPPLPQTVDLSTISFNRHLEIQHIQKSLSSSVSQLRTLLNKMETEISQFSDSTDVSNRATLRYMQAYEVNILLDSDTAHPLLILSDDGKKGRYFVLERRLRRRSFSPHPPSSSPSWPPLLSGMVGKKSKEEN, from the exons ATGTGGA AAATGGCTTCCAACACCAGTCTCTTATCTGAGGAGCAGTTTCTTTGTCCCATCTGCTTGGACATGTTTACTCGACCAGTTTCTACTCCATGTGGACACAACTTCTGCATGTCCTGTATCACATCCTACTGGAACGACACACCAGTGTGCCAGTGTCCGCTCTGTAAGGAAACGTTTGAAAAGAGACCAGATCTCAAGGTCAACACTTTCATTTCAGAGCTCGAATCGCAGTTCATGTTACTTCAAGTGTCAGATGCTAACATCTGGAGCACTGAGCAACAGCATGCTAACTCTGGGGGTGCAGTGCTGTGCGATATTTGCACTGACACCCAGCAAGAGGCTGTCAAATCCTGTCTGGAGTGTCTGACTTCTTACTGCGACGTTCATCTAGAGCCCCATCACAGAGCTGCCGGACTAAAGAGACACACGCTGGTCAACCCCTCGACAAGCCTGGAGGATCGGATCTGCAAGCAGCATAACCGCCTCCTTATGCTGTTCTGTAGAAAAGACAAAGTTTTGCTGTGTGATGTCTGTGCAAGTTCCCAGCATGTGAACCACAATGTTGTCACTGTGCAGCAGGCGTACAAAGATATGAAAGATATGTTGAAAGACACAGAGGCAAAAGTGCAGAGTCTGATCCAGGAAAGACAACAGAAGGTGCAAGCCATGAGGAAATCAGTAAAGCAAAGCAAGAAACAAACCAAAGATGTGATAGAGAACACCGTGCAGAACCTAACAGCTCTGGTGTGTGAGATTCAGAAGAGTCAGACAGAGATGGTGAAGGTGATGGAGGAGAAGCAAAAAGCTGCAGAGGTACAGGCAGATGGTTTCATCAGTAGTATCGAGCAGGAGATCACAGAGCTCCAGAGGACAATGATGAAGCTGAGTGAGCTAAAACAAACTAAAGACCAGCTCTGCTTCCTCCAGAATGTCCCAGATCTACCTCCACTACCACAGACCGTGGACTTGTCGACAATTAGTTTTAACCGACACCTGGAGATACAGCACATACAAAAATCTCTGAGCAGCTCAGTGTCTCAACTGCGAACATTACTGAATAAAATGGAGACTGAAATAAGTCAATTCTCTGACAGCACAGATGTGTCAAACAGAGCCACGCTGAGATACATGCAGGCGTATGAAGTGAACATTCTGCTCGATTCAGATACAGCTCACCCTCTGCTCATTTTGTCTGATGATGGGAAGAAG GGCAGATATTTCGTGCTGGAAAGGAGACTAAGAAGGAGGAGTTTCTCACCCCACCccccatcatcatcaccatcatggcctccactcCTCTCAGGGATGGTGGGAAAGAAGAGCAAAGAGGAAAATTAA